One genomic window of Corticium candelabrum chromosome 9, ooCorCand1.1, whole genome shotgun sequence includes the following:
- the LOC134184893 gene encoding uncharacterized protein LOC134184893 has translation MAYRSERRGRARRPKGLCRYYMEGSCKKGPDCDFVHDPSRKQNVEYNNPNEAREGEEELPFSSRSDFTFVVGHGGSFLDQLREDYPSLLVRPSWPLGKMFLKGSDEEKRKFMEAVTKRLASKVVGYLPIPQEIPVHSVIGRQGRTLAGLGKDTNTLCKVMPESQQDITWKLEIMACSLKDLESAKEILSANLFTQVVLDDSILCINTTKRSKNVMITFNRYERYRSVNLHKRHVHEMCLQESLDKQATDDFDESIVAKGLKNIRIEDHECTEAATLNASRSSLKLTPYGYIHEENVRYVCEWTKSKLKMLETRTAVPKLEARFGKVLWTDMPPDIATGTYSILEFEQESTLNLKTSFATFADSDLTCLSVGDPFVVESYDLKVIPGRQLVAEDVAKRNIDLRVTVDDGHFKLAAAFGDEAQKSCADWICLDGKYDFRLSVSAREILQHRDEFQRLIDTLKKEEGDGLSYQNTPELTVHYIRHKKKRCYSVDDCYRIAIYEIQEYDVKRRLGVAKNVRLVADFQTIEPHSEVEFQNVKWMARFYAGAGYDIKSAFSTEQIYFPEDVTGFDEPWTTDGIMSELPEFLEQVDNVCEILNTS, from the exons ATGGCTTATAGGTCAGAAAGACGTGGCCGTGCGCGTCGTCCTAAAGGGTTGTGCAGATATTACATGGAAGGGTCATGCAAGAAAGGCCCAGACTGCGATTTCGTTCATGATCCGTCTAGGAAGCAAAATGTCGAGTACAACAATCCAAACGAGGCTCGGGAAGGCGAAGAAGAGTTGCCATTTTCGTCTAGATCAGATTTTACGTTTGTTGTTGGTCACG GTGGAAGCTTTTTGGACCAACTTAGGGAGGACTATCCTAGCTTGTTGGTTCGCCCCTCTTGGCCACTAGGTAAGATGTTTCTGAAAGGGTCAGATGAAGAGAAACGGAAGTTTATGGAAGCAGTCACTAAACGATTG GCAAGTAAAGTAGTTGGATATTTACCCATACCACAGGAAATCCCTGTCCATAGTGTTATTGGTCGGCAAGGCAGGACGTTGGCAGGTTTAGGGAAAGACACAAACACTTTGTGTAAGGTGATGCCGGAATCTCAACAAGACATTACGTGG AAACTTGAGATTATGGCTTGCAGTTTGAAAGATTTGGAGTCAGCAAAGGAGATCTTATCGGCAAACCTTTTTACTcag GTTGTTCTGGATGACTCAATACTGTGCATCAATACTACGAAGCGTAGTAAAAACGTTATGATCACCTTCAATCGTTATGAACGCTACAGATCAGTAAACTTGCATAAAAGGCATGTGCATGAGATGTGTTTGCAGGAAAGTCTAGACAAGCAG GCAACAGATGACTTTGATGAATCCATTGTCGCAAAAGGCCTGAAGAATATTAGAATTGAGGATCATGAATGCACAGAAGCAGCTACCCTCAATGCCTCTAGAAGTTCATTAAA GTTGACACCTTATGGATACATTCATGAAGAGAATGTGCGTTACGTTTGTGAGTGGACGAAAAGTAAACTGAAGATGTTAGAGACACGGACTGCTGTGCCAAAACTAGAAGCAAG GTTTGGCAAAGTTCTCTGGACTGATATGCCTCCTGACATTGCTACCGGTACTTACAGCATTCTCGAGTTTGAGCAAGAATCGACGTTGAACTTGAAGACTAGTTTTGCTACCTT CGCGGATTCAGACTTGACATGTCTCTCAGTCGGTGATCCCTTTGTTGTCGAATCATATGATTTAAAGGTCATTCCTGGTCGACAGCTGGTAGCTGAGGATGTGGCGAAGAGAAATATTGATTTGAGAGTGACAGTCGATGACGGACACTTCAAGCTTGCTGCTGCGTTTGGGGATGAGGCACAGAAATCATGCGCTGATTGGATATGTCTTGATGG GAAATATGACTTTCGGTTATCAGTCAGTGCAAGAGAGATTTTACAGCATAGAGACGAATTTCAACGTCTAATTGATACTCTAAAGAAAGA AGAGGGTGATGGTCTAAGCTACCAGAACACACCAGAGTTGACAGTGCACTACATCAGACACAAGAAAAAACGTTGCTATTCTGTCGACGACTGCTACCGCATTGCCATATACGAAATCCAGGAGTATGATGTCAAACGACGCCTTGGAGTTGCTAAAAACGTGAGGCTAGTAGCAGATTTTCAAACAATAGAACCACACAGTGAAGTAGAA TTTCAAAATGTAAAGTGGATGGCGAGGTTCTATGCTGGCGCTGGTTATGATATCAAGAGCGCATTTTCCACAGAGCAAATCTACTTCCCTGAGGACGTGACGGGTTTTGATGAACCATGGACAACAGACGGTATCATGTCTGAGTTACCAGAATTTTTGGAACAAGTAGATAACGTGTGTGAAATATTAAATACAAGCTAG
- the LOC134184022 gene encoding inactive rhomboid protein 1-like isoform X2 → MATRGDSKRLLERGDSPLRGGLPPKPKAKGDGNVFTDALLRFFGLHKDEDERRLWRARQEYHLNRRILPAPKWLQPSLTRQSADNVFGEQEMVQVDGGEATVATPDDAQLPARGRRRSSTGRVIDKSKEPEHRLRPAMPSVISMVVSGVRTLFKTKEVAVDHAPPVSNARSFRPGDDWDNDVSEVSDDGECYYCYDEGKREANVEPDNKPDDELRRLPATAVAETQELTSEKPYDSKPLLEDYTDGTTQKQAGYKKDAGAQRTRTRGLKKHPPGELFEDRRDVGIGILGRWFQYSYKKADELDVETLRKIEDVDVHRPYFTSWLVTVQVVIMIVTLAVYSMAPVGLDFKQEQKQVLTTGLAIETREHQVQTNLWIGPSYDLIHLGAKYSPCMRSDKRVSEKISAERAIEREQTGCCVRQDQSGCVQLTKLQCERAVFTEWHKWNKTQVGNVVRSSGPVCGQDPRDCLQPQSAGAHEWMDDITQWPECQKLGGSSSYLRGGNSSYLHDSNSSYANMQCEVTGRPCCIGLQGECVMATEEECDFLEGYYHRNKTLCSQANCMQKICGLSDFLHPDTPDQIYRIWISLFLHVGIIHCAVTVFFEIVVLYELEKLAGWFRVMMIFVFSGIGGNIVSAVFAPYQAEVGPSGALFGLMAALVLELVEKWRLFWYPAWELGKLLLLIVLFFLLGFLPYVDNYAHVAGFVFGLLLSAIFLPFIFVERQKRIVIMLVAGVVFVILHLLFWLLFFLVKDFNCSGCTYFTCVPLTDTFCKDLDNKLRPRKLDIFAL, encoded by the exons ATGGCGACCAGAGGCGATTCAAAACGCTTACTAGAAAGAGGGGACAGCCCTCTGCGCGGCGGCCTTCCGCCGAAACCAAAAGCGAAAGGCGACGGGAA TGTGTTCACCGACGCTCTGTTGCGTTTCTTCGGTCTACATAAGGACGAAGACGAGCGCAGGCTGTGGAGAGCGCGTCAAGAGTATCATCTCAACAGAAGAATTCTTCCCGCCCCCAAATGGCTTCAACCGAGTCTAACGCGTCAGAGCGCTGACAATGTGTTCGGCGAACAAGAAATGGTACAAGTTGATGGCGGTGAGGCGACGGTGGCGACACCAGATGATGCGCAACTACCGGCACGCGGAAGACGGAGGTCGTCGACCGGAAGGGTGATTGACAAGTCGAAGGAGCCAGAGCATCGACTCCGGCCTGCTATGCCGTCTGTGATCTCGATGGTCGTGAGCGGAGTGAGGACTTTGTTCAAG ACAAAAGAAGTGGCTGTAGACCACGCTCCTCCGGTTTCAAATGCTAGAAGCTTTCGACCAGGCGACGATTGGGACAATGATGTTTCAGAG GTGTCTGATGATGGCGAGTGTTATTACTGTTATGATGAAGGAAAACGCGAAGCAAATGTCGAGCCAGACAATAAGCCGGATGATGAACTTCGTAGATTGCCGGCTACCGCGGTGGCAGAGACACAAGAGCTTACATCAGAAAAGCCATATGATTCTAAGCCACTACTTGAGGACTACACAGATGGCACGACACAAAAACA AGCTGGGTATAAGAAGGATGCTGGCGCTCAACGTACAAGGACTCGTGGTCTGAAGAAGCATCCTCCTGGCGAGTTATTTGAAGACAGACGCGATGTCGGGATTGGTATACTCGGACGATGGTTTCAGTATAGCTACAAGAAAGCCGATGAACTAGACGTCGAAACGTTGAGAAAAATCGAAGATGTTGACGTACACAG GCCGTATTTTACATCTTGGCTTGTGACTGTTCAAGTTGTGATTATGATTGTTACGCTCGCTGTGTACAGTATGGCACCGGTGGGTCTCGATTTCAAACAGGAACAAAAGCAG GTTCTCACCACTGGGTTGGCTATCGAGACTCGTGAGCATCAGGTACAAACCAACCTGTGGATTGGACCAAGCTAT GACTTGATTCATCTTGGAGCCAAGTATTCGCCGTGCATGCGCAGTGACAAGAGAGTGTCTGAGAAGATCTCAGCAGAGCGTGCAATTGAGCGAGAACAGACGGGCTGCTGTGTACGACAGGACCAGTCGGGATGCGTACAGTTAACCAAGTTACAATGCGAAAGA GCTGTATTTACTGAGTGGCACAAATGGAATAAAACACAAGTGGGTAACGTCGTACGATCGTCCGGTCCGGTGTGTGGTCAAGACCCGAG gGACTGTTTGCAGCCTCAGTCAGCCGGAGCGCACGAATGGATGGATGATATCACACAATGGCCG GAATGTCAAAAGCTTGGTGGTAGCTCTTCATACTTACGTGGTGGTAACTCTTCATACTTACATGATAGTAACTCTTCATACGCAAACATGCAGTGCGAAGTGACAGGACGGCCTTGCTGCATCGGCCTGCAAGGTGAGTGCGTCATGGCAACAGAAGAAGAATGCGACTTTCTCGAGGGTTATTACCACAGAAATAAAACACTCTGTTCTCAG GCGAATTGTATGCAGAAAATATGCGGGCTTAGTGATTTCCTGCACCCGGATACGCCCGATCAGATCTACCGAATATGGATCTCGCTCTTTCTTCACGTCGG GATAATCCACTGTGCTGTAACAGTGTTCTTCGAGATTGTTGTTTTGTACGAGCTGGAAAAGCTTGCCGGCTGGTTTAGGGTGATGATGATATTCGTATTTAGTGGCATCGGCGGCAACATTGTCAGTGCCGTGTTTGCACCCTATCAGGCCGAAGTCGGTCCATCCGGTGCCTTGTTTGGTCTCATGGCTGCATTGGTTTTGGAACTCGTGGAGAAGTGGAGGCTCTTCTGGTATCCAGCCTGGGAGCTCGGCAAGCTGCTGCTTCTTATTGTCCTTTTCTTCTTGCTTGGCTTCTTGCCGTATGTTGACAACTACGCTCATGTTGCCGGTTTCGTGTTTGGTTTACTCTTGTCGGCCATCTTTCTCCCTTTTATTTTTGTCGAACGACAGAAGAGGATTGTCATTATGTTGGTTGCGGGAGTAGTCTTCGTGATCCTCCATCTTTTGTTCTGGTTGTTGTTTTTTTTGGTGAAAGACTTCAACTGCTCTGGCTGCACGTATTTTACGTGTGTCCCTCTTACCGATACGTTCTGTAAGGATCTTGATAACAAGTTGAGACCACGAAAGTTGGACATTTTTGCACTGTAG
- the LOC134184022 gene encoding inactive rhomboid protein 1-like isoform X1, with product MATRGDSKRLLERGDSPLRGGLPPKPKAKGDGNVFTDALLRFFGLHKDEDERRLWRARQEYHLNRRILPAPKWLQPSLTRQSADNVFGEQEMVQVDGGEATVATPDDAQLPARGRRRSSTGRVIDKSKEPEHRLRPAMPSVISMVVSGVRTLFKTKEVAVDHAPPVSNARSFRPGDDWDNDVSEVSDDGECYYCYDEGKREANVEPDNKPDDELRRLPATAVAETQELTSEKPYDSKPLLEDYTDGTTQKQAGYKKDAGAQRTRTRGLKKHPPGELFEDRRDVGIGILGRWFQYSYKKADELDVETLRKIEDVDVHRPYFTSWLVTVQVVIMIVTLAVYSMAPVGLDFKQEQKQVLTTGLAIETREHQVQTNLWIGPSYKDLIHLGAKYSPCMRSDKRVSEKISAERAIEREQTGCCVRQDQSGCVQLTKLQCERAVFTEWHKWNKTQVGNVVRSSGPVCGQDPRDCLQPQSAGAHEWMDDITQWPECQKLGGSSSYLRGGNSSYLHDSNSSYANMQCEVTGRPCCIGLQGECVMATEEECDFLEGYYHRNKTLCSQANCMQKICGLSDFLHPDTPDQIYRIWISLFLHVGIIHCAVTVFFEIVVLYELEKLAGWFRVMMIFVFSGIGGNIVSAVFAPYQAEVGPSGALFGLMAALVLELVEKWRLFWYPAWELGKLLLLIVLFFLLGFLPYVDNYAHVAGFVFGLLLSAIFLPFIFVERQKRIVIMLVAGVVFVILHLLFWLLFFLVKDFNCSGCTYFTCVPLTDTFCKDLDNKLRPRKLDIFAL from the exons ATGGCGACCAGAGGCGATTCAAAACGCTTACTAGAAAGAGGGGACAGCCCTCTGCGCGGCGGCCTTCCGCCGAAACCAAAAGCGAAAGGCGACGGGAA TGTGTTCACCGACGCTCTGTTGCGTTTCTTCGGTCTACATAAGGACGAAGACGAGCGCAGGCTGTGGAGAGCGCGTCAAGAGTATCATCTCAACAGAAGAATTCTTCCCGCCCCCAAATGGCTTCAACCGAGTCTAACGCGTCAGAGCGCTGACAATGTGTTCGGCGAACAAGAAATGGTACAAGTTGATGGCGGTGAGGCGACGGTGGCGACACCAGATGATGCGCAACTACCGGCACGCGGAAGACGGAGGTCGTCGACCGGAAGGGTGATTGACAAGTCGAAGGAGCCAGAGCATCGACTCCGGCCTGCTATGCCGTCTGTGATCTCGATGGTCGTGAGCGGAGTGAGGACTTTGTTCAAG ACAAAAGAAGTGGCTGTAGACCACGCTCCTCCGGTTTCAAATGCTAGAAGCTTTCGACCAGGCGACGATTGGGACAATGATGTTTCAGAG GTGTCTGATGATGGCGAGTGTTATTACTGTTATGATGAAGGAAAACGCGAAGCAAATGTCGAGCCAGACAATAAGCCGGATGATGAACTTCGTAGATTGCCGGCTACCGCGGTGGCAGAGACACAAGAGCTTACATCAGAAAAGCCATATGATTCTAAGCCACTACTTGAGGACTACACAGATGGCACGACACAAAAACA AGCTGGGTATAAGAAGGATGCTGGCGCTCAACGTACAAGGACTCGTGGTCTGAAGAAGCATCCTCCTGGCGAGTTATTTGAAGACAGACGCGATGTCGGGATTGGTATACTCGGACGATGGTTTCAGTATAGCTACAAGAAAGCCGATGAACTAGACGTCGAAACGTTGAGAAAAATCGAAGATGTTGACGTACACAG GCCGTATTTTACATCTTGGCTTGTGACTGTTCAAGTTGTGATTATGATTGTTACGCTCGCTGTGTACAGTATGGCACCGGTGGGTCTCGATTTCAAACAGGAACAAAAGCAG GTTCTCACCACTGGGTTGGCTATCGAGACTCGTGAGCATCAGGTACAAACCAACCTGTGGATTGGACCAAGCTAT AAGGACTTGATTCATCTTGGAGCCAAGTATTCGCCGTGCATGCGCAGTGACAAGAGAGTGTCTGAGAAGATCTCAGCAGAGCGTGCAATTGAGCGAGAACAGACGGGCTGCTGTGTACGACAGGACCAGTCGGGATGCGTACAGTTAACCAAGTTACAATGCGAAAGA GCTGTATTTACTGAGTGGCACAAATGGAATAAAACACAAGTGGGTAACGTCGTACGATCGTCCGGTCCGGTGTGTGGTCAAGACCCGAG gGACTGTTTGCAGCCTCAGTCAGCCGGAGCGCACGAATGGATGGATGATATCACACAATGGCCG GAATGTCAAAAGCTTGGTGGTAGCTCTTCATACTTACGTGGTGGTAACTCTTCATACTTACATGATAGTAACTCTTCATACGCAAACATGCAGTGCGAAGTGACAGGACGGCCTTGCTGCATCGGCCTGCAAGGTGAGTGCGTCATGGCAACAGAAGAAGAATGCGACTTTCTCGAGGGTTATTACCACAGAAATAAAACACTCTGTTCTCAG GCGAATTGTATGCAGAAAATATGCGGGCTTAGTGATTTCCTGCACCCGGATACGCCCGATCAGATCTACCGAATATGGATCTCGCTCTTTCTTCACGTCGG GATAATCCACTGTGCTGTAACAGTGTTCTTCGAGATTGTTGTTTTGTACGAGCTGGAAAAGCTTGCCGGCTGGTTTAGGGTGATGATGATATTCGTATTTAGTGGCATCGGCGGCAACATTGTCAGTGCCGTGTTTGCACCCTATCAGGCCGAAGTCGGTCCATCCGGTGCCTTGTTTGGTCTCATGGCTGCATTGGTTTTGGAACTCGTGGAGAAGTGGAGGCTCTTCTGGTATCCAGCCTGGGAGCTCGGCAAGCTGCTGCTTCTTATTGTCCTTTTCTTCTTGCTTGGCTTCTTGCCGTATGTTGACAACTACGCTCATGTTGCCGGTTTCGTGTTTGGTTTACTCTTGTCGGCCATCTTTCTCCCTTTTATTTTTGTCGAACGACAGAAGAGGATTGTCATTATGTTGGTTGCGGGAGTAGTCTTCGTGATCCTCCATCTTTTGTTCTGGTTGTTGTTTTTTTTGGTGAAAGACTTCAACTGCTCTGGCTGCACGTATTTTACGTGTGTCCCTCTTACCGATACGTTCTGTAAGGATCTTGATAACAAGTTGAGACCACGAAAGTTGGACATTTTTGCACTGTAG
- the LOC134184023 gene encoding galactokinase-like: MVELAVELFRKQFGCEPQIGGCSPGRVNLIGEHTDYNDGYVLPMALENVTVVIGRRVDGDVCTIVTGTEEVPEDQRILTFPTPGPSSLLQPIEPPKLWHNYVKGVLVAFDDNKGNIPAFQAVIVTTVPLGGGLSSSAALEVATYVFLEQLCPQLPKRSDKEKALACQWAEHRFPKMPCGIMDQYISVMGKKDYALLIDCRNLAESEHVPLNDPQVVVLITNSCVKHELGDSAYPLLRAQCESAAKKLNKPSLRDVTTEQVEAEKGKLTDDELKRCRHVVSEIQRTKAAADALKTNNYVQFGKLMNQSHNSLRDDYEVSCKELDRLVALAQEVPGVYGSRMTGAGFGGCTVTLVQRDALKAAKEHIQAGYKRATFIESSPADGARSVSL; the protein is encoded by the exons ATGGTTGAGTTGGCGGTTGAGTTGTTTAGGAAGCAGTTTGGGTGTGAGCCTCAGATTGGAGGATGCAGCCCGGGACGAGTGAATCTGATCGGCGAGCATACGGACTACAATGATGGATACGTGTTGccgatg GCTTTAGAGAATGTAACTGTTGTCATAGGTCGAAGAGTAGATGGCGATGTGTGTACAATTGTTACTGGCACAGAGGAAGTACCAGAAGACCAAAGAATCTTGACATTTCCAACTCCCGGTCCATCTTCTCTGTTACAGCCCATAGAGCCACCGAAATTGTGGCACAACTACGTCAAGGGTGTTCTGGTTGCATTTGATGATAACAAGGGCAACATCCCTGCATTTCAGGCTGTAATTGTGACGACTGTTCCACTTGGTGGTGGGCTGTCTAGCTCTGCTGCACTTGAAGTTGCTACATATGTCTTTCTGGAGCAACTGTGTCCTCAGTTGCCGAAGAGAAGTGATAAGGAGAAAGCATTGGCTTGTCAATGGGCAGAGCATAGATTTCCAAAAATGCCTTGTGGTATTATGGATCAATATATTTCAGTGATGGGAAAGAAGGACTATGCACTACTCATTGactgcag AAATCTAGCAGAAAGTGAACACGTACCTCTCAATGATCCCCAAGTAGTCGTACTGATCACCAATTCATGTGTCAAACACGAACTCGGTGACAGCGCTTATCCATTGCTTCGAGCACAATGTGAATCAGCAGCCAAAAAGCTGAACAAACCGAGCCTTAGAGACGTAACTACTGAACAAGTGGAAG CTGAGAAAGGAAAGCTGACTGATGATGAACTGAAACGATGCAGACACGTGGTGTCTGAGATCCAGAGAACAAAAGCTGCAGCCGATGCTCtcaagacaaacaattacGTCCAGTTCGGCAAACTGATGAATCAGAGTCACAATTCGTTGAG AGATGACTACGAAGTGAGCTGCAAAGAGCTAGACCGGTTGGTTGCTTTAGCTCAAGAGGTACCAGGCGTGTACGGTTCACGGATGACTGGAGCTGGGTTCGGTGGCTGCACAGTTACTTTGGTACAACGAGATGCTCTGAAAGCAGCCAAAGAACACATACAG GCTGGATACAAGCGTGCAACATTTATAGAGTCTTCTCCTGCAGATGGAGCAAGATCCGTTTCATTGTGA
- the LOC134184499 gene encoding Golgi to ER traffic protein 4 homolog isoform X1 — MATHNRKGGGTVRVLEKAERRLEEGKYYEAHQMYRTVYYRFMGQKRNDEALNLVHKGASLLLEHKQFGSGLDLCLLTIERFITDKIAVSDERLDQLAQLFHLFDGQEKPRAKFINAAIKWSSGGGDGYRYGHPYLHQLVALACWKEGNYERARHHFLYADQMKDFSHMLIEMSTKLGYPGEYDLFITQAVLHLLVLQKVAVAHGVFVEYVDQHLAFPESTPPYKIPLLNFLWLLFRAIERKSVGVFRLLRVLYKPSLDRDEDYTLLLDKVGTFFFDEAVPPASQGLLDSIFGTMLSVFTDADGTDVSAGAQLDVNDSAELD, encoded by the exons ATGGCTACGCACAACCGGAAAGGCGGTGGAACGGTGAGAGTTCTTGAGAAAGCGGAACGGCGCCTTGAGGAGGGAAAATACTATGAAGCTCATCAGATGTATAGGACTGTTTACTACAG GTTTATGGGTCAGAAGCGTAATGATGAGGCTCTAAATCTCGTGCACAAGGGAGCATCTCTGTTGCTTGAACACAAACAG tTTGGCAGCGGGCTTGACTTGTGTCTTCTCACGATTGAACGCTTTATCACTGACAAGATCGCAGTATCTGATGAGAGATTGG ATCAATTGGCGCAgttgtttcatttgtttgaTGGACAGGAGAAGCCTCGAGCAAAGTTTATTAATGCTGCAATTAA ATGGAGCTCAGGAGGTGGAGATGGCTATCGATATGGTCACCCATATTTACATCAATTAGTGGCCTTGGCATGCTGGAAAG AAGGGAATTATGAGCGGGCTCGTCATCACTTTCTATATGCCGACCAGATGAAAGACTTCTCCCACATGCTAATAGAAATGTCAACGAAATTGGGTTATCCTGGGGAGTATGACTTGTTTATAACACAAGCCGTCCTACA CCTTTTAGTCCTACAGAAGGTGGCTGTTGCTCATGGTGTGTTTGTGGAGTATGTCGATCAACACTTGGCCTTCCCCGAGTCGACTCCTCCATACAAAATTCCTCTTTTGAATTTTTTGTGGCTGCTCTTTCGGGCAATCGAGAG GAAATCAGTCGGTGTATTCAGACTATTGAGAGTGTTATATAAGCCATCGTTGGACAGAGATGAGGACTATACCTTG CTGTTGGACAAGGTTGGCACCTTTTTCTTTGATGAAGCAGTCCCACCGGCTAGTCAGGGCCTTCTGGACTCTATCTTTG GAACTATGTTGAGCGTGTTTACCGATGCTGACGGCACTGATGTGTCAGCTGGTGCACAACTAGATGTGAACGATAGTGCAGAGCTGGATTAA
- the LOC134184499 gene encoding Golgi to ER traffic protein 4 homolog isoform X2, with protein sequence MATHNRKGGGTVRVLEKAERRLEEGKYYEAHQMYRTVYYRFMGQKRNDEALNLVHKGASLLLEHKQFGSGLDLCLLTIERFITDKIAVSDERLDQLAQLFHLFDGQEKPRAKFINAAIKWSSGGGDGYRYGHPYLHQLVALACWKEGNYERARHHFLYADQMKDFSHMLIEMSTKLGYPGEYDLFITQAVLHLLVLQKVAVAHGVFVEYVDQHLAFPESTPPYKIPLLNFLWLLFRAIERKSVGVFRLLRVLYKPSLDRDEDYTLVGTFFFDEAVPPASQGLLDSIFGTMLSVFTDADGTDVSAGAQLDVNDSAELD encoded by the exons ATGGCTACGCACAACCGGAAAGGCGGTGGAACGGTGAGAGTTCTTGAGAAAGCGGAACGGCGCCTTGAGGAGGGAAAATACTATGAAGCTCATCAGATGTATAGGACTGTTTACTACAG GTTTATGGGTCAGAAGCGTAATGATGAGGCTCTAAATCTCGTGCACAAGGGAGCATCTCTGTTGCTTGAACACAAACAG tTTGGCAGCGGGCTTGACTTGTGTCTTCTCACGATTGAACGCTTTATCACTGACAAGATCGCAGTATCTGATGAGAGATTGG ATCAATTGGCGCAgttgtttcatttgtttgaTGGACAGGAGAAGCCTCGAGCAAAGTTTATTAATGCTGCAATTAA ATGGAGCTCAGGAGGTGGAGATGGCTATCGATATGGTCACCCATATTTACATCAATTAGTGGCCTTGGCATGCTGGAAAG AAGGGAATTATGAGCGGGCTCGTCATCACTTTCTATATGCCGACCAGATGAAAGACTTCTCCCACATGCTAATAGAAATGTCAACGAAATTGGGTTATCCTGGGGAGTATGACTTGTTTATAACACAAGCCGTCCTACA CCTTTTAGTCCTACAGAAGGTGGCTGTTGCTCATGGTGTGTTTGTGGAGTATGTCGATCAACACTTGGCCTTCCCCGAGTCGACTCCTCCATACAAAATTCCTCTTTTGAATTTTTTGTGGCTGCTCTTTCGGGCAATCGAGAG GAAATCAGTCGGTGTATTCAGACTATTGAGAGTGTTATATAAGCCATCGTTGGACAGAGATGAGGACTATACCTTG GTTGGCACCTTTTTCTTTGATGAAGCAGTCCCACCGGCTAGTCAGGGCCTTCTGGACTCTATCTTTG GAACTATGTTGAGCGTGTTTACCGATGCTGACGGCACTGATGTGTCAGCTGGTGCACAACTAGATGTGAACGATAGTGCAGAGCTGGATTAA